The proteins below come from a single Balaenoptera musculus isolate JJ_BM4_2016_0621 chromosome 1, mBalMus1.pri.v3, whole genome shotgun sequence genomic window:
- the ADAM30 gene encoding LOW QUALITY PROTEIN: disintegrin and metalloproteinase domain-containing protein 30 (The sequence of the model RefSeq protein was modified relative to this genomic sequence to represent the inferred CDS: inserted 2 bases in 1 codon): MRSVRTLLSPGRSLPLLVLRVLLVDSLGKDLIFHPEWGFDSYEITIPKKLSFRGGERGVAKHVSYLLQVKGKNHVLHLWPKRFLLPRNLQVFSFTEQGRLLEDHPYIPSDCNYMGLVEGNQDSKATLSTCMGGLRGILKVDANHYQIEPLRASSNFEHVIYLLKKEEEFPNQICGLTDDETVKQLAEHENRARIRDFSEAYMHQKYLELVLVFDNSRYLYLNSNLTQVINDAILLTAIADSYFQDVRMRIQLLAMEVWTDRDKIALNAPVISQVLGQFVQYRSRDLSRRIPADWAHLYLKKQFSDALSQHCGSVCSTLPSGSTSSILDKNILGPATWTTHALGHSVGMIHDYKYCQCKGRHSCIMGTGRTGFSNCSYAEFYSHVSSGLNCLTDIPGLGYVVKRCGNKIVEENEECDCGSREDCKEDQCCQPDCKFKEGANCSTGLCCHNCQFRPSGYMCRGEENECDLAEYCSGTSALCPSDAYKQDGTPCKYRARCVRKGCQSRTMQCQNIFGADAMGAPLQCYDVVNVIGDQYGNCGILGVRQYEKCPREKALCGRLQCINVKTIPDMPDHTILISTHLHEENLMCWGIGYHLAMVPMGLPDLGVISDGTSCGKERICFNRNCVNSSVLNFDCLPEKCNRRGVCNSNKNCHCMYGWAPPFCEEVGYGGSIDSGPPGPLKREVPASLQVVSLMLMRLIFLIISVIVVLFRKIIGSXYKSKEKETPPINTGAEQFKAKMTKKPKTQSGNPQSLYYTGS; this comes from the exons ATGAGGTCAGTGAGGaccctcctctccccaggccGTTCGCTCCCCTTGCTAGTCCTGCGCGTGCTCCTGGTTGACTCTCTTGGCAAGGATTTAATTTTTCACCCCGAGTGGGGCTTTGACTCCTATGAAATCACCATCCCCAAGAAGCTGAGCTTCCGCGGAGGGGAGCGGGGTGTGGCCAAGCACGTGTCCTACCTCCTGCAGGTAAAAGGCAAGAATCACGTCCTCCACCTGTGGCCCAAGAGGTTTCTATTGCCCCGGAATCTGCAGGTTTTCTCCTTCACAGAACAGGGAAGGCTCTTGGAGGATCACCCTTATATACCCAGCGACTGCAACTATATGGGCTTGGTTGAAGGAAATCAGGATTCTAAAGCTACTTTAAGTACATGCATGGGGGGTCTCCGAGGCATACTGAAAGTTGATGCCAACCATTACCAAATCGAGCCCCTCAGAGCCTCTTCCAATTTTGAACATGTCATATATCTcctaaagaaagaggaggaatttCCCAATCAGATCTGTGGCTTAACTGATGATGAAACAGTAAAGCAGTTGGCCGAGCATGAGAACAGGGCTAGGATACGTGACTTTAGTGAGGCATATATGCACCAAAAGTACTTGGAATTAGTCCTGGTCTTTGATAACAGTAGGTATTTATATTTGAACTCCAATCTTACTCAGGTCATAAATGATGCCATTCTTCTGACTGCAATTGCAGACTCTTACTTTCAAGATGTCCGTATGAGAATACAACTATTAGCTATGGAAGTATGGACAGACAGAGACAAGATAGCACTTAACGCCCCAGTGATATCACAAGTCTTAGGCCAGTTTGTGCAATACAGATCACGTGACTTAAGTCGTCGGATTCCAGCAGATTGGGCACACCTATACCTTAAAAAACAGTTTAGTGATGCGCTTTCACAGCACTGTGGAAGTGTATGTAGTACATTGCCTTCTGGATCTACAAGTTCTATTCTAGATAAAAATATCCTTGGACCTGCCACTTGGACTACTCATGCTCTGGGCCATAGTGTGGGAATGATCCATGATTACAAATACTGCCAATGTAAGGGTAGGCATAGTTGCATCATGGGCACTGGACGAACTGGGTTTAGTAATTGTAGTTATGCCGAATTTTATTCGCATGTTAGTTCAGGATTAAACTGTCTAACGGATATCCCAGGATTAGGTTATGTGGTAAAGAGATGTGGAAACAAAATTGTGGAAGAGAATGAGGAATGTGATTGTGGTTCAAGAGAGGACTGTAAAGAAGACCAGTGTTGTCAGCCAGATTGTAAATTCAAAGAAGGTGCCAACTGTAGCACTGGACTTTGCTGTCATAACTGTCAATTTCGTCCATCTGGATATATGTGTCGGGGGGAAGAAAACGAATGTGACCTTGCAGAGTACTGCAGTGGGACCTCAGCACTCTGCCCAAGTGACGCATATAAGCAGGATGGAACCCCTTGCAAGTACAGAGCCCGTTGTGTCAGAAAGGGCTGCCAATCCAGAACTATGCAGTGCCAAAATATTTTTGGAGCTGATGCCATGGGGGCTCCTCTTCAATGCTATGATGTAGTTAATGTAATAGGTGACCAATATGGGAACTGTGGTATTTTAGGAGTTCGTCAGTATGAGAAGTGTCCCAGAGAAAAGGCATTATGTGGCAGGCTACAGTGTATAAATGTCAAAACCATCCCTGATATGCCAGATCATACTATTCTAATTTCCACTCACCTGCATGAAGAAAATCTCATGTGCTGGGGCATTGGCTATCATCTAGCCATGGTACCTATGGGGTTACCTGACCTGGGTGTGATAAGTGATGGTACCTCCTGTGGTAAGGAGCGGATATGTTTTAATAGAAATTGTGTGAATAGCTCAGTCCTGAATTTTGACTGTTTGCCTGAGAAGTGCAACCGCCGAGGCGTTTGCAACAGTAACAAAAACTGCCACTGCATGTATGGCTGGGCCCCTCCATTCTGTGAGGAGGTGGGGTATGGGGGGAGCATTGACAGTGGACCTCCAGGACCCCTAAAGAGAGAGGTGCCCGCCTCACTTCAGGTTGTGTCCCTTATGTTAATGCGCCTGATTTTCTTAATTATCTCAGTGATTGTTGTGCTTTTCAGGAAAATCATAGGAAG ttataaatccaaagagaaagaaacaccACCAATTAACACTGGAGCAGAACAATTCAAGGCCAAAATGACCAAGAAACCAAAAACGCAATCAGGCAATCCACAGTCGCTCTATTACACAGGGTCATAA